In the genome of Syntrophorhabdales bacterium, the window ACCGCAAACGGTCCTGGCGGAAAAACTGAGCTCGCTCGCACCGGGAGAAGGTGAAAAGAAAGTCTATTTCGGGAACTCAGGGGCTGAGGCGGTGGAGGCCGCCTTCAAGCTCGCGCGCTGGCACACCCGACGGGAACTGAACCTCGCGTTCTTCGGGGCTTTCCACGGACGCACCATGGGTGCTCTTTCCCTCACTGCCAGCAAGACGATCCAGAAGAAACACTACCATCCTTTCGTGCCCGGCATCACGCACATCCCCTATGCCTATTGCTACCGCTGTTCCTATGGCCTCTGCTATCCTCGATGCGGGATAGAATGTGTCCGCTGGATAGAAGAGACTCTCTTCAGAACAGCTATGGTTCCGGAAGAAGTGGCTGCTATTTTTGTGGAACCTATCCAGGGGGAGGGCGGCTACATTGTCCCTCCGTCCGAGTTTCACCAGGAGTTGTCACGTCTCGCGAAGAAGTATGGCATCTTGTTCGTCGCGGACGAAGTGCAGTCAGGCATGGGCCGCACGGGCAAGATGTTCGCAATGGAACACTTCGGCGTGACTCCGGATATTATCGCGTTGGCCAAAGGCATTGCCTCTGGCATGCCGCTCGGGGCGATGCTGGCGCGCTCTGACATCATGGATTGGGAGGCGGGTTCGCACGCGTCCACCTTCGGGGGCAACCCGGTGTCGTGCCAGGCTGCCCTGGCCACGATCAAGCTGCTCGAGTGCGAGCTTATGGCGAATGCGGCAGCGCAGGGGGAGAGTCTCATCTTGGGTCTCAGAGAACTGCAGCGTTCTCACGAGTGTATAGGTGATGTGCGTGGCAAAGGTCTAATGGTGGGTGTCG includes:
- a CDS encoding acetyl ornithine aminotransferase family protein; translation: MRRPVIKTPPPGPEASKWIAIDRRRVSPSYTRVYPLVVRQARGLWVEDVDGNQFLDFTSGIAVCATGHCHPQVVQAIKDQAEQLLHMSGTDFYTTPQTVLAEKLSSLAPGEGEKKVYFGNSGAEAVEAAFKLARWHTRRELNLAFFGAFHGRTMGALSLTASKTIQKKHYHPFVPGITHIPYAYCYRCSYGLCYPRCGIECVRWIEETLFRTAMVPEEVAAIFVEPIQGEGGYIVPPSEFHQELSRLAKKYGILFVADEVQSGMGRTGKMFAMEHFGVTPDIIALAKGIASGMPLGAMLARSDIMDWEAGSHASTFGGNPVSCQAALATIKLLECELMANAAAQGESLILGLRELQRSHECIGDVRGKGLMVGVELVKDRDTKERASDWRNEIVMKSFQKGLLLLGCGENTVRFCPALT